The sequence below is a genomic window from bacterium.
CATTACTTTCACAAAAATAGCTCACCTAATCGGCAGAGTGCAAAACAGTGGTTTTGGAGAACGGCATTTGGCACTGAGGATTTTCGTCGAGCTGAAGATGTGTATGACTATTGCACCGATTTTTTTGACAAGCTCGAGCGGGGAGAAAAACCTGCCCTCCGGCAACTTCAGCTTTCCAAAACAAAACTTGTGCTGGCAAGCTACAATTACCGAAGCGCATTAAGCCGTGCGGTACTCGCATTCCTTGCCAAACAGAACCCTCTTGATTTCTCCGATCCGGACGCTGAAGTTCTCGATAGAGTTTATCTCCTGCTATCTCAGGTCCCGAATTTGCATCACATTTATCCTCGGAATTTCTTGCAGGACATAGAAGGTTTGCCTAAAGATATAGAGATAGACAGCTTAATGAATATTTGTTACCTGCGTGCGAAAACCAACATTAAGATAGGTGACAATAATCCGTTATACTATTTCAGGGAATTTGAGAACGCGAATTTTAATAGGATACTCGACTCACACTTAATTCCAAGAGAGTTTATAGAGAAAGAAGAGTTCAAGCCAGAGGATTACAGGGCTTTCCTTTATGCTAGGGCTGAATTATTCTGTCAGAAACTCCAATGTGAATTGCCTGATGTAGATGTGAAGATCATAGATTGACAAGGAGAAAGTCCGCATGAACAAATCCTTGAAAGACGCCTTGACTAGTTCTTACGCCGCCAGGGCGCGGTTTTTTTATACGCAGATAGATGGTGCGAGATGGCGGAAATTACGCGACAAGATTAAAGCCTTATCTCCTCTTGAGAGGGGTTCTTACGCAAAACCAACAGGTGCTAGTGAGAGGTCATGGCAAGCTGCTCAGAATAGTAACCAAGATCCTGCGTTAGTTTTCTGTTACCCTGAGGTTATTGAAAAAGACCCTGATTTGGTTGAGTATTACAGACTTGCTGCAGCCATTTCTCAAAAGGGTCTCAGTCAGTTGCTTAAAGAAGAAAAGCATACGCCAACGGCGATATCGCTGGTGCTGAACGGAATAATCAGCGACCTTGTTGAATCCATACCGGATGAGTTTTTAGGCAAGATGGAGGATGTCGCTCTTGCCGAGTTGGGGACAGAGGTTCAAGGAGGTTGGGTAAATAAGATTGGAGTCGGTACTGCGAAATTGGTCAGGGAGATGATACTTGAATATGCAATGGGGCGCGGTTATATTAAAAGTGAACTGAAAGGGAAGGGAAAGCGTGGTATCTATGTCAAACTCGCTAACAATTGGTCTATAATCTTTGCCGATGAGCCTGATGTTTCGATTCGAGACGATAACGACACGTTGCAGTCAGCTATCGAAATCAAAGGGAGCATGGATGTTGCAGGCGCACAGACGCGATATGGAGAGGCTAAAAAATCCTTTGGCAAGGCCTTGAAGGAAAACCCCCGCTGCGAGACCGTATATCTCTGCAGTTGCCTGACGCCAGCTGTAGCCAGACAGATTGAAGAAGACGGTCAGGTCAGGAAGACGTTCATCCTTCCAGAAATTCTTAGTGATGAAAAGAAGAGGCAGCAATTCCTGGAAGAGCTTTTCAAGTATATAATCCGAATTTAGTTTTTTATCGGGGTCCCCAAAAGTTTACTCTGTAAGCTTTTGGAGTATCTTGTTGACACCTCCCCCTTCCCCCGTATAATTCACCAATCTAGGAGCAAATTCATGGATAAGAAAACACCGTTCTACGATAAGTTGGTGGCAGCCGGCGGTCGCATGGTTTCCTTCGCCGGATACCAGATGCCCGTTCAGTTTGAAGGTCTTATAGCCGAACACCAGAAGGTTAGGGAAAGCGTCGGGGTTTTTGATGTTTCCCATATGGGCAGAGTGGCGGTAAAGGGCAAGGATGCACTTTCGTTCCTCAATCACCTGGTGACGAACGACGTAGCCACGCTCGAACTCTACCAGGCGCTCTACTCTCCCATGTGCTACCCCGACGGAGGCATCGTGGACGATCTTCTCATCTACCGCTTTCCCGATCTCTATCTTGTGGTAATCAACGCGGCGAACAACTCGAAGGATCAGGCATGGATGAAGGAGAATGCGAAGGGCTTCGAGGTCGAAATAATTGACAGAACCGACATCGTAGCGCAGCTTGCGGTGCAGGGGCCGAAATCGGAGCAGGTACTGCAGAGACTCACATCCGCAAACCTTGCGTCCATAGGTTTCTATAGGGGGATTGAGGCTGAGCTTGCCGGAGAAAAGATGTTTATTGCACGCACCGGCTACACCGGCGAGGACGGATTCGAGCTTTATTTCTACGCCGATAAAGCCGAAAAGGTCTGGGACAGGCTCTTCGAGGCGGGAAAGCCCGAAGGCATAACGCCAATCGGTCTCGGCGCGCGCGACACTCTCCGCTTAGAAATGAAGTACGCCCTTTACGGCAACGACATAGACCAGACAACTAATCCAGTTGAAGCAGGTCTCTCATGGGTCGTTAAATTCGACAAGCCCGAGTTCATAGCCAAGGATGCGCTCGTAAAAGTCAAGGAAGAAAAACCTGCACGCCGCCTTATCTGTCTCGAGATGACCGGTTCAGGCATTCCCAGACAGCACGACGCGGTTCTTTCCGGCTCGGAGGGGGTAGGCGAGGTTACATCCGGAACCATCTCGCCGTCTCTCCGTAAAGGGATAGCCATGGCATACGTCAAGAGCGCTTTCACGAAAGAAGGCACGGAACTTTTAATCGCAACGAGGCGCGGACACGAAAAGGCTGTAGTAGTCAAACCGCCTTTTTACAAGAACGCCTCGCACAAGTGAAATTCGTAGGAGGAAAAAATGGCAAACGTCCTTGAAGGACTACGTTACTCAAACACTCACGAATGGGTAAAGGTAGAGGGCAGCACCGCAGTCATCGGGATTACGGATTTTGCTCAGGGAGAGCTTTCCGATATCGTAATGATAGAGCTTCCGCAATCTGGGCGTGAAGTTAAAGCAGGCGATTCTATAGGTGTAATTGAAGCGGTAAAAGCGGTTTCCGATTTCTATTCTCCTGTATCCGGGAAAATAACAGAAGTGAACTCCGTTCTTTCATCCGCTCCTGAGACAGTCAACAAGGACGCCTATGGTGCGGGATGGATAGTCAAGCTTGAATTGACCAATCAATCTGAGATAGATAGTCTGATGGATGCCAAATCCTATGGCGAGTTCATTCTGACGGCAGGGCATTAATGGCTTCTTTTGTCTCCAATACCCCTGAAGATATTCGAAAGATGCTTTCGACAATCGGGGTGGAGAAGTTCGAAGACCTTCTGTCAGAAATTCCAGAGAATCTGCGAATAAAAGGAGGATTGAAACTCCCTGCAGCACTATCGGAATTTGAAGCCGAAAAACTTTTAACGAAGATAGCGGGGCGTAACTATGATCCTGCAAAATTCGTTTCATTCATCGGCGCTGGAGTATACGATCACGTTATTCCGTCTCTCGTCGATTACGTAATCTCAAGACCTGAGTTTTACACCGCTTACACGCCATATCAGCCTGAAGTAAGCCAGGGTACCCTCACCTCCATCTACGAATACCAGTCACTTATTACCGAACTCATGGATATGAGCGTGTCCAATGCGTCTGTATACGACTTAGGCTCTGCTCTTGGCGAAGCAGTTCATATGGCAAGAGATATTACCATGCGTCACCGCATACTTGTTTCTGAAACGCTGCATCCGTATCATACAGAGGTAATACGCACTTATGCTTCAGGCTTGGATATTCCAGTTGAAATGCTGCCCTCAAAAGAAGGTCTTTTGGATATTCTGGCGCTTGATGAAGCGCTCAGTAATGAAGACGTCGCGGCCGTGATAATCTCCCATCCTAATTTCTTCGGGATGTTGGAATCGGTCTACGAAATATCCGATAAGGTGCATTCTGCCGGGGCTTTTCTCGTTGTTTCTGTTGACCCAATATCGCTTGGCATTCTCTCTCCCCCAGGCTCATATTCAGCTGATATTGCGGTTTCAGAAGGTCAGTCCCTTGGACTTTCTCAAGGTTTTGGTGGTCCATATCTAGGTGTTTTTACGTGCAAGAAGGATTTTATAAGACGTCTGCCTGGACGTCTTATAGGACGTACCGTCGATGCCGAGGGTAAACCCGGGTTCGTGATGACGCTGCAAACCCGTGAGCAACATATCCGACGCGAGAAAGCCACCTCGAATATTTGTACCAATGAAGCTCTTTGCGCCCTAGCCGCTACAGTATTCCTCTCTGTCATAGGAAAACAAGGAATCAAGGATATGGCAAATCTCTCTTTGCAAAAAGCCCACTATCTCTCTGAAAGAATAGAAAAACTTTCCGGTTTCGAGATCGCTTTCAGGGGCTCATTCTTCAAAGAGTTTGCCGTAAGAACCAAAAAACCGGCAAGTAAGATTGTTGAATCGGCTGCAGAAAAGGGTTTCCTCGCAGGAGTCGACCTGGGTCGTTTCAAGGATGATTGGTCTGACCTTCTTCTTGTTGCCGTTACGGAGAAGCGTACAAAGCAAGAGATTGATTCTTTTGTAGATGTTCTTGCTTCTATCGCCTAAGTTTTTTCGAAATAGTTTTCCTCGTTGTATATATTGGAAGACGAAACCATAAATGCATCTTGAGCGTCTTTTCATTATAGTTGAATTAAGGAGGAAAGCATGAAAATCCTGCCTCTGCTTTTAGTAATGCTTTTTATGGCATGTCCCGGAGATAACATGAGCGATTCTTACAGTCTGCCCGAGCCTTTGAAGACGGATCGACCAATTGAAGAATGTCTTTCAAAGAGAAGGTCTGTCCGTTTTTTCAGCGAAGATACCTTAACCCCTGAACAGGTATCGACTCTACTTTGGGCTGCGCAGGGAATAACGGATGAGAAACGTGGATTCAGAACCGCTCCATCCGCTGGTGCTACCTATCCGTTGGAGGTTTATCTTGTTGCGCCGCACGGAATCTTCCAATACAATCCTCAGGAGCATTCACTTTCTCTCAAAAAAGCTGGGGACTACCGTCCAGAGCTTGAAAAAGCATGCCTAGGACAGCCGAGTGTTGGTAAAGCGTACATATCTATAATTTTAACGGCTGTTACAGGTAGAACCTCTTCCAAATACGGAGAGCGCGCTATGCGCTATATCTGGCTTGAGGCCGGGCACTCCGCTCAGAATGTCTTACTGGAAGCTACTGCCTTGGGACTAGGCGCCGTGCCCGTAGGCGCATTTAATGATGATGCCGTATCAAAACTTCTGGAACTGGATTCTTTTACAAGCAATTCCATACCTTTATACGTAATACCCGTAGGTGTTCCCTTAAAAAAGTAAGCATCTGGCTGTTAATGAATTCATTTCCAACTCAAAAGAATCTTCTTGAGCATGCCTCAGAATACTGCTGATCTTCCTCTTCATTCCGGTCGCGCACCGCGGTGGCTTTTTGAGAGAATGGTCAAACTCTCTAAGGTTATCATAGACTTCATCTTTACAGAGTTCAGTCCAACAGAGCTCTTCAAACGCCTGACGGATCCGTTCTGGTTTCAGAGTCTTGGTTGCGTGCTTGGATTCGACTGGCACTCCTCCGGATTAACCACTACCACTTGTGGAGCGCTAAAAATGGCGCTTAATGATATGGGTGATGCGTCCGGTGTATTTGCCGCAGGCGGAAAGGGAAACGCTTCCAGGAAGATACCATCCGAGATCACCAGTACAGCTCTGAGGAAAGGCTTTTTGCCTGATGATTTTATCTATGCAAGCCGGATGGCTGCCAAAGTCGATTCTGCCGGACTTCAGGACGGTTATCAGGTTTACCATCAGTTATTTCTCTACATTCCATCACAGTCTGAATGGGTAGCAATAGATCAGGGTATGAACCCAGAAATGGGGTGGGCACGCAGGTATCACTGGTCTAGAGCGACGCTTCCTTCCTTTATCCTTGATCCCCATGCCGCAATTGAAGGCAGAAGGGGACTTGATGTTCTTAACATGGTCAGCTCCAAGAGTTCAAATGCGCAAAAACGTTCGGTTGAGGTCGCATCAACTCCTCTTTTATTCCGTAAGGAGTATGAGAAAATCCAAAGCCTGAGGCTTCCAGAGAGACACATGATAAACCTTTCTGATTTGGATTCAAAAAGAATCAGCAGAGTGTTTCTTTCTACCTTTGAAAAACCGCCGCGTGATTTTGAGCATCTGCTATCCATGCCAGGCGTTGGTCCTGCGAGCGTACGAGCATTAGCTTTGGTTTCACAGATAATTTTTGGGGATGAGCCTTCTTATGAAGATCCGGTAAGCTTTTCTTTCGCACACGGAGGAAAGGATGGCGTCCCTTTCCCTGTAAATCGAGAAGTTTACGATCACACCATATCTTACTTTGCGGATGCATTAAAGAAATCCAAGCTTGGGGCGAATGAGGAAACCTCCGCTCTAAGAAGGCTTTCGCGATGGCTTGAGGAGGTCAGCCTTGCCAAGACCTAGACGCAGAACAGACATACCAGAGGCTATGATTTCAAGATTCAAAGACATGGGGCTCCAACTTGATGAATTCCTGCCGGCTCTTTTGAGACCGCCTTCTCAAACACTAAGACTTAATACTCTTAAAGCAAGTCGTGAGGGGATACTTGAATCTCTATCTTATCTCGACATCGTCGAAGCGCCATGGAATGACCTCGTATTTCGAGTCAGGAGCCATTCAAAACTCGGCAATCTGCTTGAGCATTTCCTGGGGCTAATATATGTTCAGGACAGTTCTTCGACTATGCCTGTGACGGTCCTCGATCCTCAACCAGGGGAAACAATACTGGATATTGCCGCGGCGCCAGGGTCCAAAACAACCCAGATTGCGGCAGCGATGAAGAACACGGGTGTTCTTGTAGCGAATGATGCAAACGGAAAACGTATTCCGGCATTGACATCCAATTTAGACCGTTCCGGAGTACTCAACACAGTGGTTACTAACATACCTGGACAGTCTTTTGGCTATATGAAACCGGAAACGTTCGATAGAATTCTTGTTGATGCTCCATGTACGTCTGAAGGAACCTTATCTCGCTCGCTGAGCGCACTTGAGATATGGAGCGATGGTACGGTAGAGCGGCTATCGTATCTTCAAAAAAAACTAATACTCTCGGCCTACTACTCTTTAAAAGCTGGCGGAACAATAGTTTACTCTACGTGCACATTTGAGCCCGAGGAGAACGAAGGGGTGATATGCCATTTGCTTAAGCATTTTCCGGAAGCGCAGGTTGAACCGGTTGTGCTTGAAGGTGTTCCTTTAAGAAAGGGATACACTTCTTGGAGAGGTGAAGAATATGACCAACGCAGCGCAAATGTGGCAAGGGTTTTTCCGCATGAGCATGACGGAGAGGGCTTTTGCATTGCAAAAATCCTTAAACCTTTATGAACGAAATAGAGATATTTCTTTCGTCTCTAGAAGAGCGGTTTGGCATTCAGAGAGAATGCTTTCATAAATATCATCTCTTTTCAAGATCAAATGATATTTGGTGCGTTACGAAAGAGGCTTCGGATGTAGAATTTAAGCATGTAATCAGAAGGGGAATACGCATTGCCAGGGTATTTCCGCACAGCGTCCGCCCTACAACGAATGCCATTCAAATTTTTGGGCATCTTGTCAGCAAGAATAGTCTTGAGCTTGACGAGAAGGCTACAAGGCTTTTTCTCGCCGGAAAAACAGTGGATGTAAAGCCTCTAGCAGGCATTACTGATGGGTTCGTTGTAGCATTCTATAAGCATTATGCCTTAGGCGTAGGTCTTTTGAAGGGTTCGAAGCTCAAAAGCCAAGTTCCAAGGTCCCGCAGAGTTTTGGATAGTAAGGAAATAGTCAACCATAGGATTGAAAATTAGGTTGACAATCAGAAGGTTTTAGGTAACATATACGATTAATTTAAGGAGGAAAAAATAAATGCCAGTACCGAAAAGAAGACATTCGAATACGAGAACGCGTAAACGCAGAACTCATTGGAAGCTCAATGCCCCGGCAATTAGTTTGTGCCCTCAATGCAAGCAACCTAAACAGCCACACAGGGTATGTACAAACTGCGGTTTCTACGGTGACCAGGAAGTAATATTAGTCGAGAGCAAGAGTAAAAAGAAGTGAAAATTGCGCTTGACGCAATGGGAAGTGATGCGGCACCGACTTCGGAGGTAGAAGGAAGCATTGCTGCTTTGGAGCGTGAGGGTGACCTTGAGATAGTGCTTATAGGAGACAAAAAGGCATTAGGACCTTTTAGAAAAGATATTGAGAAAGCAAAAAGAATAAGCATTGTTGAGTCTCGGCAAGTTATTGGAATGCATGAGTCCCCTAGTGAAGTTTTGCGAACAAAGACGGATTCGAGCATTGCTGAAGGAATGGTTCTCCTTAAGCAAAGCAAGGCAGATGCCTTTGTAAGTGCTGGTAATACCGGTGCTGTTGCTGCCTTTTCAATCTTCACCCTCGGAAGAATAAAAGGGATAGAACGTCCTGCTCTGGGTGCTATCTTTCCAACGCCAAAAGGACAGGTTCTCACTCTTGATGTTGGTGCAAACGTAGACCCTAAGCCTATTCATTTAGTTCGATACGCTGTTATGGGTAGAATTATGGTTGAAAGGGTATACCATGTAAATGAACCTCGAGTAGGTTTGTTAAATGTCGGTCACGAGGAAGGAAAGGGTGATAAACTATCGCAAGAAGCCTTTAATCTTCTTTCTTCAGCCCCGATAAAGTTCGTTGGAAATATCGAAGGGTCTGATGTTTTTCGTGATGTGGCGGATGTAATAGTAACGGATGGGTTTACCGGCAACATTATGCTTAAATTTGGAGAAGGCATGGGTGCAGCCGTTCTTAACATTCTCAAAGAAACAGCTAAACGATACCGATGGAGAAGCTGGTTTTCAAAGAAGGTTTTCAAAGATTTCATTGAAGGGTTAAACTATGAAAAAGCGGGTGGAGCGATACTTCTCGGAGTCGATAAACCAGTTATAGTCTCACACGGTCGTTCTACTCCGCGTGCAATCAAAAATGCTCTGAGACTAGCGTCTTTTGCCGTACGTGAAGGAGTTGTTGATGCTATTAAAAATGAACTCGGCAATTAAAACCATTTCCTTTCTTTTGTTCATGTTTTTCTTGGGTAGTTGTGAAGAAGGGCCATTTGGTTTTAACATGTTGGGCAGAGGTGAACTTGAATTAAAAGAAGTTATTCTTGAAGCGGATAGCATGGCTTTTTTTGGCAAACAAATCTCCCTTGGTAAATCCGTTACCCTAATCGGCGGACGGGATTCGCTGACCGAAATGCGTATCCTTTTTTCCGTGGACGGTTTTGATTCCATTGCGGTTTTCGATTCGGTAAAACTAATGATTTTTCGCTACAGAAGCGATACCCTTAAACAATCAAATGTGGTTTTTAGATTATATCCGTTGACTTCAGAATGGAACGAGGATGGATGCACATGGGTCCTTGCCGATGCTTATACCAAGTGGCTTAAACAAGGTGGAGATTTCGATTCCAGTAAGCTTATTGCTGAAATAAACATTGAAAAGGATACGACTTCATTAATGCTTGACTCAAGCAAGTTATCATTATATCGCAAGGGTTTTGTGCTCATTCCTCAAAACGATGGATTTGTATATTTGGGTTCATCCCAGGATGTATCCAGTTCTGATTCAATGTATAAGCCCCAGCTTTGGGGATTCCGGGAAGAGGATACCATAAGATTTGAAAATTCTGAAGAAAAGACTTACTACGCCAAGATAAACGACGCATGCATTATAAAACCGTACGAACCACCCAATCTGGATACGTTGATTGGTTCTGCCTACTCATGGAGAGTGTTTGTCCATTTTCCTCTAGATACACTCAGAGGGTTGATAAACATTACATCTGCGGATTTACAGGTCGGGTATAACAACTACTTTTCGCCTGAAGACTCTCTCTACTTCAATTGTTATTGCCTTTCAAACCAGTACGAAGGCAGGTTCAGCGAGACAGAGCCTGTTGTGTGGGGCAGAAGCGCTGTTGAATCAAAAGAGCATTCATTGTCTTTTTCTGTTACGGAATTGATTCAGTATTGGGTAGACGCACCTGATTCAAATTTCGGACTCCTGCTTTCTCATTCTTATCTTTCTTATAATCCAAATCCGTCAAATCAGTCGCTCAGTCAGGACAATCGTATTTACGCCCTCGGACGTATCACAGGCGTTCCGAAACTCGTTATCACATACACCGATCCACCTGAAGGTCGATTTAAGGGAGGAGATCAATGAAAGGAATAAA
It includes:
- a CDS encoding XcyI family restriction endonuclease is translated as MNKSLKDALTSSYAARARFFYTQIDGARWRKLRDKIKALSPLERGSYAKPTGASERSWQAAQNSNQDPALVFCYPEVIEKDPDLVEYYRLAAAISQKGLSQLLKEEKHTPTAISLVLNGIISDLVESIPDEFLGKMEDVALAELGTEVQGGWVNKIGVGTAKLVREMILEYAMGRGYIKSELKGKGKRGIYVKLANNWSIIFADEPDVSIRDDNDTLQSAIEIKGSMDVAGAQTRYGEAKKSFGKALKENPRCETVYLCSCLTPAVARQIEEDGQVRKTFILPEILSDEKKRQQFLEELFKYIIRI
- the gcvT gene encoding glycine cleavage system aminomethyltransferase GcvT, with product MDKKTPFYDKLVAAGGRMVSFAGYQMPVQFEGLIAEHQKVRESVGVFDVSHMGRVAVKGKDALSFLNHLVTNDVATLELYQALYSPMCYPDGGIVDDLLIYRFPDLYLVVINAANNSKDQAWMKENAKGFEVEIIDRTDIVAQLAVQGPKSEQVLQRLTSANLASIGFYRGIEAELAGEKMFIARTGYTGEDGFELYFYADKAEKVWDRLFEAGKPEGITPIGLGARDTLRLEMKYALYGNDIDQTTNPVEAGLSWVVKFDKPEFIAKDALVKVKEEKPARRLICLEMTGSGIPRQHDAVLSGSEGVGEVTSGTISPSLRKGIAMAYVKSAFTKEGTELLIATRRGHEKAVVVKPPFYKNASHK
- the gcvH gene encoding glycine cleavage system protein GcvH encodes the protein MANVLEGLRYSNTHEWVKVEGSTAVIGITDFAQGELSDIVMIELPQSGREVKAGDSIGVIEAVKAVSDFYSPVSGKITEVNSVLSSAPETVNKDAYGAGWIVKLELTNQSEIDSLMDAKSYGEFILTAGH
- a CDS encoding aminomethyl-transferring glycine dehydrogenase subunit GcvPA, giving the protein MASFVSNTPEDIRKMLSTIGVEKFEDLLSEIPENLRIKGGLKLPAALSEFEAEKLLTKIAGRNYDPAKFVSFIGAGVYDHVIPSLVDYVISRPEFYTAYTPYQPEVSQGTLTSIYEYQSLITELMDMSVSNASVYDLGSALGEAVHMARDITMRHRILVSETLHPYHTEVIRTYASGLDIPVEMLPSKEGLLDILALDEALSNEDVAAVIISHPNFFGMLESVYEISDKVHSAGAFLVVSVDPISLGILSPPGSYSADIAVSEGQSLGLSQGFGGPYLGVFTCKKDFIRRLPGRLIGRTVDAEGKPGFVMTLQTREQHIRREKATSNICTNEALCALAATVFLSVIGKQGIKDMANLSLQKAHYLSERIEKLSGFEIAFRGSFFKEFAVRTKKPASKIVESAAEKGFLAGVDLGRFKDDWSDLLLVAVTEKRTKQEIDSFVDVLASIA
- a CDS encoding SagB/ThcOx family dehydrogenase codes for the protein MACPGDNMSDSYSLPEPLKTDRPIEECLSKRRSVRFFSEDTLTPEQVSTLLWAAQGITDEKRGFRTAPSAGATYPLEVYLVAPHGIFQYNPQEHSLSLKKAGDYRPELEKACLGQPSVGKAYISIILTAVTGRTSSKYGERAMRYIWLEAGHSAQNVLLEATALGLGAVPVGAFNDDAVSKLLELDSFTSNSIPLYVIPVGVPLKK
- a CDS encoding DUF763 domain-containing protein yields the protein MPQNTADLPLHSGRAPRWLFERMVKLSKVIIDFIFTEFSPTELFKRLTDPFWFQSLGCVLGFDWHSSGLTTTTCGALKMALNDMGDASGVFAAGGKGNASRKIPSEITSTALRKGFLPDDFIYASRMAAKVDSAGLQDGYQVYHQLFLYIPSQSEWVAIDQGMNPEMGWARRYHWSRATLPSFILDPHAAIEGRRGLDVLNMVSSKSSNAQKRSVEVASTPLLFRKEYEKIQSLRLPERHMINLSDLDSKRISRVFLSTFEKPPRDFEHLLSMPGVGPASVRALALVSQIIFGDEPSYEDPVSFSFAHGGKDGVPFPVNREVYDHTISYFADALKKSKLGANEETSALRRLSRWLEEVSLAKT
- a CDS encoding RsmB/NOP family class I SAM-dependent RNA methyltransferase, whose protein sequence is MPRPRRRTDIPEAMISRFKDMGLQLDEFLPALLRPPSQTLRLNTLKASREGILESLSYLDIVEAPWNDLVFRVRSHSKLGNLLEHFLGLIYVQDSSSTMPVTVLDPQPGETILDIAAAPGSKTTQIAAAMKNTGVLVANDANGKRIPALTSNLDRSGVLNTVVTNIPGQSFGYMKPETFDRILVDAPCTSEGTLSRSLSALEIWSDGTVERLSYLQKKLILSAYYSLKAGGTIVYSTCTFEPEENEGVICHLLKHFPEAQVEPVVLEGVPLRKGYTSWRGEEYDQRSANVARVFPHEHDGEGFCIAKILKPL
- the rpmF gene encoding 50S ribosomal protein L32, producing MPVPKRRHSNTRTRKRRTHWKLNAPAISLCPQCKQPKQPHRVCTNCGFYGDQEVILVESKSKKK
- the plsX gene encoding phosphate acyltransferase PlsX, which codes for MKIALDAMGSDAAPTSEVEGSIAALEREGDLEIVLIGDKKALGPFRKDIEKAKRISIVESRQVIGMHESPSEVLRTKTDSSIAEGMVLLKQSKADAFVSAGNTGAVAAFSIFTLGRIKGIERPALGAIFPTPKGQVLTLDVGANVDPKPIHLVRYAVMGRIMVERVYHVNEPRVGLLNVGHEEGKGDKLSQEAFNLLSSAPIKFVGNIEGSDVFRDVADVIVTDGFTGNIMLKFGEGMGAAVLNILKETAKRYRWRSWFSKKVFKDFIEGLNYEKAGGAILLGVDKPVIVSHGRSTPRAIKNALRLASFAVREGVVDAIKNELGN